One region of Cobetia sp. cqz5-12 genomic DNA includes:
- a CDS encoding aspartate ammonia-lyase — MANGFRLEKDLLGREPVPADAYYGVQTQRALNNFHLSGVPLSHFPRLVEGLALVKAAAAEANHALGYLETREHDAIQHACARLMNGDHHDQFVVDMIQGGAGTSTNMNANEVIANLGLEFLGYEKGDYQQLHPNNHVNMAQSTNDAYPTAIRVGLLRSHSMLVDALSELANAFATKALEFDDVVKMGRTQLQDAVPMTLGQEFRAFANTLREDVDRIANLNELLKEVNLGGTAIGTGINADPRYSALAIEALARRSGIDFRPASDLVEATSDMGAFVLFHGMLKRLAVKLSKICNDLRLLSSGPRTGFNEINLPPQQPGSSIMPGKVNPVIPEAVNQVAFDVIGNDTALTMAAEAGQLQLNVMEPLIAYKLLDSIRQLSRAMTMLKNRCVIGITANRDRCAELVNNSIGLITALNPYIGYDNATRIAKEALVSGRSVLELVREEGLLDEARLEALLSPQAMTRPRQMKD; from the coding sequence CTGGCCAACGGCTTCCGACTTGAAAAGGATCTCCTCGGGCGCGAGCCGGTGCCGGCTGACGCCTACTACGGTGTGCAGACCCAGCGCGCGCTGAACAACTTCCACCTGTCTGGCGTGCCGCTGTCGCACTTCCCGCGTCTCGTTGAAGGACTCGCGCTGGTCAAGGCCGCCGCCGCCGAAGCCAACCATGCGCTGGGCTATCTCGAGACACGCGAGCACGATGCCATCCAGCACGCCTGTGCGCGTCTGATGAATGGCGATCATCACGATCAGTTCGTGGTCGACATGATCCAGGGTGGTGCCGGCACCTCGACCAACATGAATGCCAACGAAGTGATCGCCAATCTTGGCCTGGAATTCCTCGGCTACGAGAAAGGAGATTACCAGCAGCTGCATCCCAACAATCACGTCAACATGGCGCAGTCCACCAACGACGCCTACCCGACCGCCATCCGTGTCGGCCTGCTGCGCAGCCACTCGATGCTGGTGGACGCGCTGAGCGAACTGGCCAATGCCTTCGCCACCAAGGCGCTGGAATTCGATGACGTGGTCAAGATGGGCCGCACCCAGCTGCAGGACGCGGTGCCGATGACGCTGGGCCAGGAATTCCGCGCCTTCGCCAACACCCTGCGTGAAGACGTCGACCGCATCGCCAACCTCAATGAGTTGCTCAAGGAGGTCAATCTGGGCGGGACCGCGATCGGCACCGGCATCAATGCCGACCCGCGCTACAGCGCACTGGCGATCGAGGCACTGGCGCGGCGTTCCGGCATCGACTTCCGCCCGGCGTCAGACCTGGTCGAGGCGACCAGCGACATGGGTGCCTTCGTGCTGTTCCACGGCATGCTCAAGCGGCTGGCGGTCAAGCTGTCCAAGATCTGCAACGATCTGCGCCTGCTGTCCTCCGGCCCGCGCACCGGCTTCAACGAGATCAACCTGCCGCCACAGCAGCCGGGCAGCTCGATCATGCCGGGCAAGGTCAACCCGGTGATTCCGGAAGCCGTCAATCAGGTCGCCTTCGATGTCATCGGCAACGACACCGCGCTGACCATGGCCGCTGAAGCCGGCCAGCTGCAGCTCAATGTGATGGAGCCGCTGATCGCCTACAAGCTGCTCGACTCCATCCGCCAGCTGAGCCGCGCCATGACCATGCTCAAGAATCGCTGCGTGATCGGCATCACCGCCAACCGCGATCGCTGTGCCGAGCTGGTCAACAACTCCATCGGCCTGATCACCGCGCTCAATCCGTATATCGGCTATGACAACGCCACCCGCATCGCCAAAGAAGCCCTGGTCAGCGGTCGCAGCGTGCTGGAACTGGTGCGCGAGGAAGGCCTGCTGGATGAAGCGCGCCTGGAGGCACTGCTGTCCCCGCAGGCCATGACGCGCCCGCGCCAGATGAAGGACTGA
- a CDS encoding LysR substrate-binding domain-containing protein produces MNLETKWLEDFVALSNTRSFSTSARLRHVTQPAFSRRIRALEQAVGTTLVDRSTTPVSLTPEGQLFLVTARNLTEQLSECLAHLRGLGMANETLDIAAAHSLALAFFPKWISRLQQGLGELPTRLSAMNVGDAIHSLREGNCDLMLAYYDPYASMQLDAEAFPSFSVAKVNMLPVCVPLENGEPRFPLTGQSETSQDAIPLLSYTQGAFLGRSVKMLLKNDPLRLRLRTVYEMAMAEGLKGMALQGVGMAWIPDFCIRDELESGKLVRAGNEAWDIPLEIRLYRCSLVHKPGIDKLWKQLMNLPRDFLEA; encoded by the coding sequence GTGAACCTGGAAACTAAGTGGTTGGAAGATTTCGTTGCGCTATCCAATACCCGCAGCTTCTCCACCTCGGCTCGCCTGCGACACGTTACCCAGCCTGCGTTCAGTCGCCGCATTCGTGCGCTTGAACAGGCAGTGGGCACTACGCTGGTCGATCGTTCGACGACCCCGGTCAGTCTGACACCGGAGGGCCAGTTGTTCCTGGTCACCGCGCGCAACCTGACAGAGCAGCTGTCGGAGTGTCTCGCCCACCTGCGTGGGCTGGGCATGGCCAACGAGACCCTGGATATCGCGGCCGCGCATTCGCTGGCGCTGGCCTTCTTCCCCAAGTGGATCTCGCGTCTTCAGCAGGGCCTGGGGGAGCTGCCGACACGCCTGTCCGCGATGAATGTCGGCGACGCCATTCACTCGCTGCGCGAAGGCAACTGCGACTTGATGCTGGCCTATTACGACCCTTACGCCAGCATGCAGCTGGACGCCGAGGCTTTCCCGTCCTTCTCGGTCGCCAAGGTCAACATGCTGCCGGTGTGCGTGCCGCTGGAGAATGGCGAGCCACGCTTCCCGCTGACCGGGCAGAGCGAGACCAGCCAGGATGCGATTCCCCTGCTGTCCTATACCCAGGGCGCATTTCTGGGCCGCAGCGTGAAGATGCTGCTCAAGAATGATCCGCTGCGGCTGCGTCTGCGCACCGTCTATGAGATGGCGATGGCAGAAGGGCTCAAGGGCATGGCCCTGCAGGGCGTCGGCATGGCGTGGATACCGGATTTCTGCATTCGCGATGAGCTGGAAAGCGGCAAGCTGGTGCGCGCGGGCAACGAGGCGTGGGATATCCCGCTGGAGATTCGTCTCTATCGGTGTTCGCTGGTCCACAAGCCCGGCATCGACAAGCTGTGGAAACAGCTGATGAACTTGCCGCGCGACTTCCTCGAAGCCTGA
- a CDS encoding bifunctional nicotinamide-nucleotide adenylyltransferase/Nudix hydroxylase, with protein sequence MPSTTTLPSAPAATLRTQDSPAIADTQYDCLVFIGRFQPMHHGHVAVMEEALRLARQVIVLVGSAWQARSLRNPFTFSERTRMIRSCFDDADNARLEIVPLLDALYNDDVWVRDVQRKVRDIARPQANRMPRIALIGANRRDSNSQSSYYLSLFPQWESVAVPLREGMEASRIREVIFTERARAEDWLDNEGLELLPAPVAQHLHGFLDETAWQGLVEERRLLEQYRAAWSDAPYPPLFITVNAVVVQSGHVLLTTRRAAPGKGLYALPGGFVQPQERLLDACLRELKERVRLKVPEPVLRGSLRGQRLFDAPHRSWRGRTLAEAFYFALRPEQQLPKLRSGGGENEEQARWVALADLEPDTLFEDHFFIIQNFLGLHAGQTGF encoded by the coding sequence ATGCCTTCGACGACAACGTTGCCCTCCGCACCCGCTGCAACGCTTCGCACTCAGGATTCTCCCGCGATCGCCGACACCCAATATGACTGCCTGGTCTTCATCGGTCGCTTTCAGCCCATGCACCATGGCCATGTTGCCGTGATGGAAGAGGCACTGCGCCTCGCGCGGCAGGTCATCGTGCTGGTCGGTTCTGCCTGGCAGGCGCGTTCACTGCGCAACCCGTTCACCTTCTCTGAACGCACGCGCATGATCCGCAGTTGCTTTGACGATGCTGACAATGCGCGCCTGGAAATCGTGCCGTTGCTTGACGCCCTCTACAACGACGATGTCTGGGTGCGTGATGTGCAGCGCAAGGTACGCGATATCGCACGTCCGCAAGCCAATCGGATGCCGAGAATCGCGCTGATCGGTGCCAATCGTCGTGACAGCAACAGCCAGTCAAGCTACTACCTGAGCCTCTTCCCCCAGTGGGAGTCGGTGGCGGTGCCGCTGCGCGAGGGGATGGAAGCCAGCCGTATTCGTGAGGTCATCTTCACCGAGCGTGCACGCGCCGAGGATTGGCTGGACAACGAGGGGTTGGAGCTGCTGCCAGCGCCGGTAGCTCAGCACCTGCATGGCTTTCTGGATGAGACCGCGTGGCAAGGGCTGGTGGAGGAACGTCGCCTGCTGGAGCAATATCGCGCCGCCTGGAGCGACGCGCCCTACCCGCCACTGTTCATCACGGTCAACGCCGTGGTGGTGCAGTCCGGCCATGTGCTGCTCACCACGCGTCGCGCGGCGCCCGGCAAGGGGCTTTACGCCCTGCCTGGCGGCTTCGTGCAACCCCAGGAGCGCCTGCTGGATGCCTGCCTGCGTGAGCTCAAGGAACGTGTACGCCTCAAGGTGCCGGAACCAGTCCTGCGTGGCTCTCTGCGCGGTCAGCGTCTGTTTGACGCGCCGCATCGCAGCTGGCGCGGACGCACCCTGGCTGAGGCCTTCTACTTCGCCCTGCGGCCGGAGCAGCAGCTACCCAAGCTCAGAAGTGGCGGTGGAGAGAACGAGGAGCAGGCACGCTGGGTCGCGCTGGCGGACCTGGAGCCTGACACCCTGTTCGAAGACCACTTCTTCATCATTCAGAACTTTCTCGGCCTGCATGCCGGACAGACCGGTTTCTGA
- a CDS encoding nucleoside hydrolase, producing the protein MKTPIIFDTDPGVDDAQAIAICLAHPDIEFLGMTTTFGNVTIETATSNALLLGELAGQEIPVAQGAAQPLVKDKFPAPAHIHGANGLGNMEIPEPKGKALSISAPQFIVEQVNARPGEITLVAVGPLGNLATALQLDPSIISKVKQVVVMGGSIREGGNVSPVAEANIFNDPHAAAKVLTAGWPLTMVGLDATHRCVLSPAHVERIRVAQGALGEVLSGSYQFYKAFYQEARGIDGCCPHDSCALAWLMKPELFTTERGHLNVEVEGLAEGQTLFAPEGREFLGNQWSQTPLVDVCVNAQGDKVVEWITEVLTAKAS; encoded by the coding sequence ATGAAAACACCGATCATCTTTGATACCGATCCGGGCGTGGATGATGCCCAGGCGATTGCCATCTGTCTGGCGCATCCGGACATCGAATTCCTCGGCATGACCACCACCTTCGGCAACGTCACCATCGAGACGGCCACCTCCAACGCCCTGCTGCTGGGCGAACTGGCAGGTCAGGAGATTCCGGTCGCCCAGGGCGCTGCCCAGCCGCTGGTCAAGGACAAGTTCCCGGCGCCGGCGCACATCCACGGTGCCAATGGCCTGGGCAACATGGAGATCCCGGAGCCCAAGGGCAAGGCACTGTCCATCAGCGCACCGCAATTCATCGTCGAGCAGGTCAATGCGCGCCCGGGCGAGATCACGCTCGTCGCCGTCGGTCCGCTGGGCAATCTGGCCACCGCACTGCAGCTGGACCCGAGCATCATCAGCAAGGTCAAGCAGGTCGTCGTCATGGGCGGTTCCATCCGTGAAGGCGGCAACGTCTCCCCGGTCGCCGAAGCCAACATCTTCAATGACCCGCATGCCGCCGCCAAGGTGCTGACCGCCGGCTGGCCGCTGACCATGGTCGGTCTCGATGCGACGCACCGCTGCGTGCTGTCTCCGGCCCATGTCGAGCGCATTCGCGTCGCGCAGGGCGCACTCGGCGAAGTGCTGTCCGGCAGCTATCAGTTCTACAAGGCCTTCTATCAGGAAGCGCGCGGCATCGATGGTTGCTGCCCGCACGACAGCTGCGCCCTCGCCTGGCTGATGAAGCCGGAGCTGTTCACCACCGAGCGCGGCCACCTGAATGTCGAAGTCGAAGGCCTGGCCGAAGGTCAGACGCTGTTCGCCCCTGAGGGGCGCGAATTCCTCGGCAACCAGTGGTCCCAGACGCCGCTGGTCGACGTCTGCGTCAATGCCCAGGGCGACAAGGTCGTGGAGTGGATCACCGAGGTGCTGACCGCCAAGGCGTCCTGA
- a CDS encoding ribokinase: MLYNYGSINIDHVYRVPHLVRPGETLASLSYRQVLGGKGANQSLALARAGGDVTHWGRLGNSDRWALEPLEGAGVITSQVELSASASGHAIIQVDDHAENSIILHPGANHGFTDEHLATLFSGVTQGDWLLLQNECNALGKVIELAHAKGMKIAFNPAPMGADVLRLPLEHCQVLFLNRGEAAQLVELEESAPVATLLAALHTRLPDTEVVMTLGSEGVCYQLGEQRIQLPAHRVNAVDTTAAGDTFIGYYLASQIEGLSIEESLRRASTASALCVSREGAAPSIPLASDVAAALAEWPTLDVLSN; the protein is encoded by the coding sequence ATGCTTTACAACTACGGTTCTATCAATATCGATCACGTCTATCGGGTACCCCACCTGGTACGACCGGGTGAAACCCTGGCGAGTCTCTCCTACCGTCAGGTACTGGGTGGCAAGGGTGCCAACCAGTCGCTCGCGCTTGCGCGCGCCGGAGGCGACGTCACGCACTGGGGCCGCCTTGGCAACAGTGATCGCTGGGCACTCGAGCCGCTGGAAGGCGCCGGTGTCATCACCTCGCAAGTCGAGCTGAGCGCCAGCGCCAGTGGCCACGCCATCATCCAGGTGGACGACCACGCCGAGAACAGCATCATTCTGCATCCGGGTGCCAACCACGGTTTCACCGATGAGCATCTGGCGACGCTGTTCTCCGGCGTGACACAGGGAGATTGGCTGCTGCTGCAAAATGAGTGCAACGCACTGGGCAAGGTCATCGAGCTGGCACATGCCAAGGGTATGAAGATCGCCTTCAATCCCGCCCCGATGGGTGCTGATGTCCTGCGCCTGCCACTGGAGCATTGCCAGGTGCTGTTCCTCAATCGCGGTGAAGCGGCACAGCTGGTCGAGCTGGAAGAGAGCGCGCCTGTCGCCACCTTGCTCGCCGCGCTGCACACTCGTCTGCCTGACACCGAAGTGGTCATGACCCTGGGCAGTGAAGGCGTCTGCTACCAGCTGGGGGAACAACGCATCCAGCTGCCGGCGCACCGCGTCAATGCCGTGGACACCACTGCAGCGGGTGACACCTTCATCGGCTATTACCTGGCAAGCCAGATCGAAGGTCTGAGCATCGAGGAAAGCCTGCGTCGCGCCAGCACCGCCTCTGCCCTGTGCGTGAGCCGCGAAGGCGCAGCGCCGAGCATTCCGCTGGCCAGTGATGTCGCCGCTGCCCTGGCCGAATGGCCGACGCTCGACGTCCTGAGTAACTGA
- a CDS encoding PDC sensor domain-containing protein, producing the protein MSESKQPAVTIKKWVWRALFTSTMIPLLLVETALVAVYFVSNDEIRDANLNYLQSQSSSELNLAMLREAKSLSQQLEHVQNLSRGLGAQAGELAMGDTGTGVAAHEVARHASQPSGVWASQQTADNQGSGFYPALPGLEQDISMALRMTAVDPIMRSVVYSHSAVVQSFVTMADCYVRLFPYVDLASLVPANHDCRDFSFFYLAAPEANPSRNTIWTDIYEDPAGNGWMTSAVSPFYSEQGEFLGVAGVDMTLDVIVNQVLAMELPWQGFAMLFDADGRSLAVPRAGEQLLSLLPLDIPDAYDLQEEDVIRPAQLALKGHDVFKRLAPRILEQRRGLESVNVAGAPYKVAWERLPGNGWIMLSMVEESAVFFRTAEIGRNFQLVGMALVGGLILFYFTFFILMSWRTHHISRRLSVPLAELRERLHRIGMGADVESAGGSGIVELDDANATAEEMYQRLRQTQKELQSSERRLLDSLEASGDSLWEMDIPERIVRIHPNLWKMLGASGHEPLAMREMDFDRLIHPDDLEQVHVLRHQVINTYGESCECQYRMRAPQEEDLQQIEAMGMNEAGMDAEAGKAGDNSLQQRSLMADADADGVLEGDERELDEQERGEKEDGAREGATQWVLLSSRGRVVSWDAEGNALKAAGMHIRIR; encoded by the coding sequence ATGTCGGAGTCGAAGCAACCCGCCGTCACGATCAAGAAGTGGGTCTGGCGAGCGCTCTTCACCAGTACCATGATTCCGTTGCTGTTGGTCGAGACCGCCCTGGTGGCGGTGTATTTCGTGTCCAATGACGAGATTCGTGATGCCAATCTCAATTATCTGCAATCCCAGTCGAGCAGTGAACTCAATCTGGCAATGCTGCGGGAGGCCAAGTCACTCAGCCAGCAACTGGAGCATGTCCAGAACCTGTCGCGCGGGCTCGGTGCCCAGGCAGGCGAACTGGCCATGGGCGACACTGGCACTGGGGTAGCGGCGCACGAGGTTGCTCGTCACGCAAGCCAGCCCAGCGGTGTCTGGGCCAGTCAGCAGACGGCGGACAATCAGGGCAGCGGCTTCTATCCCGCCTTGCCAGGCCTCGAGCAGGACATCTCCATGGCGCTGCGCATGACGGCGGTCGACCCGATTATGCGCAGTGTCGTATATTCGCACTCGGCCGTGGTGCAGTCCTTCGTCACGATGGCTGACTGCTATGTCCGCCTTTTCCCCTATGTCGATCTGGCCTCGCTGGTGCCAGCCAACCATGACTGTCGTGACTTCTCCTTCTTCTATCTGGCCGCGCCAGAGGCAAATCCCTCGCGAAACACCATCTGGACCGATATCTACGAAGATCCGGCCGGCAATGGCTGGATGACGTCGGCCGTCAGCCCCTTCTATTCGGAGCAAGGCGAATTTCTCGGTGTCGCCGGCGTCGACATGACCCTGGACGTGATCGTCAATCAGGTGCTGGCGATGGAGCTGCCTTGGCAAGGCTTCGCGATGCTGTTCGATGCCGACGGACGCTCACTCGCCGTGCCGCGCGCCGGTGAGCAGTTGTTGTCGCTGCTGCCGTTGGATATTCCCGATGCCTATGACCTGCAGGAAGAGGATGTCATTCGGCCAGCCCAGCTGGCGCTGAAAGGCCATGACGTCTTCAAGAGACTCGCGCCCCGTATCCTCGAGCAGCGGCGTGGCCTGGAGAGCGTCAATGTAGCAGGGGCACCCTACAAGGTGGCGTGGGAGCGCTTGCCGGGCAATGGCTGGATCATGTTGAGCATGGTCGAGGAGAGCGCCGTCTTCTTTCGTACCGCCGAGATCGGACGCAACTTCCAGCTGGTCGGCATGGCGCTGGTCGGTGGCCTGATCCTGTTCTATTTCACCTTCTTCATTCTCATGAGCTGGCGCACGCACCACATCAGCCGTCGCCTTTCGGTGCCGCTGGCCGAGCTGCGTGAGCGTCTTCATCGCATCGGCATGGGCGCGGACGTCGAGTCCGCGGGTGGCAGTGGCATCGTCGAGCTGGATGATGCCAACGCCACCGCCGAAGAGATGTACCAGCGGCTGCGCCAGACCCAGAAGGAATTGCAGTCCAGCGAGCGTCGCCTGCTGGATTCTCTCGAAGCCAGCGGCGATAGCCTGTGGGAAATGGACATTCCTGAACGCATCGTGCGCATCCATCCCAATCTCTGGAAGATGCTCGGCGCTTCGGGTCACGAGCCGTTGGCGATGCGCGAAATGGATTTCGACCGCTTGATCCACCCGGATGACCTTGAGCAGGTGCATGTGCTCAGGCATCAGGTCATCAATACTTACGGCGAAAGCTGTGAATGTCAGTACCGAATGCGTGCGCCGCAGGAGGAAGACCTTCAGCAGATCGAGGCGATGGGAATGAACGAGGCAGGCATGGATGCTGAAGCAGGCAAGGCTGGCGACAACTCCCTGCAACAGCGGAGCCTGATGGCTGACGCTGACGCTGATGGTGTGCTGGAGGGCGACGAGAGAGAGTTGGACGAGCAAGAGAGGGGCGAGAAAGAGGACGGCGCAAGAGAAGGCGCTACCCAGTGGGTACTATTGAGCTCACGCGGTCGTGTGGTGTCGTGGGACGCTGAAGGCAATGCCCTCAAGGCGGCGGGCATGCATATCCGTATTCGCTGA
- a CDS encoding D-2-hydroxyacid dehydrogenase, with amino-acid sequence MSDHDRTSQSPSHSSTPSSSHCEPASSTSAPQAVMLDAGSVGDGLDFSRLEARLEGLACHDATAPEEVVPRMSGASIVLVNKVRIEAHHMDELPTLKLIAVMATGTNNIDMAAAEARGIRVMNVNAYGTHSVAQHTWMLLLALAGRLPEYQTDIAAGEWQRSPTFCLMGRPVVQLSGKHLVIVGKGELGTAVGRLAEAFGMRVTFAARPGTAPTAERPALESLLPQADAISLHCPLTPETQHLIDEQALAAMKTGALLVNCARGGIIDEDAALEALATGQLGGLAVDSLPEEPPREGHSLLSALESQHHSASAPLNLIVTPHNAWISQEARQNMLDLSLANIETFLSEHA; translated from the coding sequence ATGTCCGATCACGATCGTACTTCGCAGTCTCCCTCTCATTCCTCCACGCCTTCTTCCTCCCACTGCGAGCCCGCCTCGTCCACCAGTGCCCCGCAGGCCGTCATGCTCGATGCCGGTTCCGTCGGTGACGGGCTGGACTTCTCGCGCCTCGAGGCCCGCCTGGAGGGATTGGCCTGCCATGACGCCACCGCGCCCGAGGAAGTGGTGCCACGAATGAGCGGTGCCTCCATCGTGCTGGTCAACAAGGTACGCATCGAGGCGCACCATATGGATGAGCTGCCGACCCTCAAGCTGATCGCGGTGATGGCGACCGGTACCAACAACATCGACATGGCGGCCGCCGAAGCACGCGGCATTCGGGTCATGAACGTCAATGCCTATGGCACTCACTCGGTGGCGCAGCACACCTGGATGCTGCTACTGGCACTGGCTGGCCGCCTGCCGGAATACCAGACCGACATCGCTGCGGGCGAGTGGCAACGCAGCCCGACCTTCTGCCTGATGGGCCGCCCCGTGGTGCAGCTGTCCGGCAAGCATCTGGTCATCGTCGGCAAGGGGGAGCTGGGCACCGCGGTGGGTAGGCTGGCCGAGGCATTCGGTATGCGTGTGACCTTTGCCGCTCGTCCGGGCACTGCCCCCACCGCCGAGCGCCCCGCGCTGGAAAGTCTGCTGCCCCAGGCTGACGCCATCAGCCTGCACTGCCCGCTGACACCGGAAACGCAGCATCTGATCGATGAACAGGCGCTCGCCGCCATGAAGACTGGTGCACTGCTGGTCAATTGTGCCCGCGGGGGCATCATCGACGAGGATGCAGCCCTGGAAGCACTGGCCACCGGACAACTCGGCGGCCTGGCGGTAGATAGCCTACCGGAGGAGCCGCCACGTGAAGGCCACTCACTGCTCTCGGCTCTGGAAAGCCAGCACCATTCGGCGAGTGCGCCCTTGAACCTGATCGTCACGCCGCACAATGCCTGGATCAGCCAGGAGGCGCGCCAGAACATGCTTGATCTCAGTCTGGCCAATATCGAGACATTCCTGAGCGAACACGCCTAA
- a CDS encoding FmdB family zinc ribbon protein: protein MPIYEYHCKACGHRMDKLQKISAAPLTECPECKTDQLEKLVSASGFRLAGSGWYETDFKSGSKKNLAGGSDSTA from the coding sequence ATGCCGATCTATGAATACCACTGCAAGGCCTGTGGCCATCGGATGGACAAGTTGCAGAAGATCAGCGCTGCGCCGCTGACGGAGTGCCCGGAATGCAAGACGGACCAGCTCGAGAAGCTGGTCTCCGCCTCCGGCTTCCGTCTGGCAGGCAGTGGCTGGTACGAGACGGATTTCAAGTCCGGCAGCAAGAAGAATCTGGCCGGTGGTAGCGACAGCACCGCCTGA
- the aspS gene encoding aspartate--tRNA ligase encodes MRSHYCGKLNETLIDQDVTLCGWVHRRRDHGGVIFLDMRDRDGIAQIVVDPDTVDAFATADKARSEFVLRIKGRIRLRPEGTQNPNMPTGMIEVLAKDVEVLNTAQTPPFQLDDHNKVGEEVRLKYRYVDLRRPDMIEKLRLRSRITHSVRAQLEALGFLDIETPILTRATPEGARDYLVPSRTYAGSFFALPQSPQLFKQLLMVAGVDRYYQIAKCFRDEDLRADRQPEFTQIDLEASFVDEQDIMGMTETMIRGLYKEVLDVELGDFPTMPYSEAISRFGSDKPDLRIPLELVDVDDLMSGVDFKVFSGPAKDDKGRVAALRVPGGASLSRKEIDAYTKFVGIYGAKGLAWIKVNERAKGIEGLQSPIVKFMEDVVDEVLDRCGAVDGDIVFFGADKANIVAEAIGALRVKLGEDLNLYTREWAPLWVVDFPMFEADANGRLSALHHPFTAPSCTPEELKANPEAALSRAYDMVINGTELGGGSIRIHDQAMQRTVFEVLGIGEEEAEEKFGFLLDALKFGAPPHGGLAFGLDRLVMLMTGAKTIREVIAFPKTQSAGCMMTDAPGVVSGEQLKELNIRLRQKVKVEDESGQA; translated from the coding sequence ATGCGCAGCCACTATTGCGGCAAACTGAACGAGACCCTGATCGATCAGGATGTCACTCTGTGCGGGTGGGTGCACCGCCGTCGCGACCACGGTGGCGTCATCTTCCTCGACATGCGCGACCGTGATGGCATTGCCCAGATCGTCGTCGATCCGGACACCGTCGATGCCTTCGCCACTGCCGACAAGGCGCGCAGCGAGTTCGTGCTGCGTATCAAGGGCCGCATCCGTCTGCGCCCGGAAGGCACCCAGAACCCGAACATGCCGACAGGCATGATCGAAGTGCTGGCCAAGGACGTCGAAGTGCTCAACACCGCACAGACGCCGCCGTTCCAGCTCGACGACCACAACAAGGTCGGTGAGGAAGTGCGCCTCAAGTATCGTTATGTCGACCTGCGTCGTCCCGACATGATCGAGAAGCTGCGTCTGCGCTCGCGCATCACTCACAGCGTGCGCGCCCAGCTCGAAGCCCTGGGCTTCCTCGACATCGAAACCCCGATCCTGACACGTGCCACGCCGGAAGGCGCACGTGACTATCTGGTGCCGAGCCGTACCTACGCCGGCAGCTTCTTCGCGCTGCCGCAGTCCCCGCAGCTGTTCAAGCAGCTGCTGATGGTCGCTGGTGTCGATCGTTACTACCAGATCGCCAAATGCTTCCGTGATGAAGATCTGCGCGCCGACCGTCAGCCGGAGTTCACCCAGATCGACCTCGAAGCCAGCTTCGTCGACGAGCAGGACATCATGGGCATGACCGAGACCATGATCCGTGGCCTCTACAAGGAAGTGCTCGATGTCGAGCTGGGTGACTTCCCGACCATGCCGTATTCCGAGGCCATCAGCCGCTTCGGTTCCGACAAGCCGGACCTGCGCATCCCGCTGGAACTGGTCGATGTCGATGACCTGATGAGCGGCGTGGACTTCAAGGTCTTCTCCGGTCCGGCCAAGGACGACAAGGGCCGTGTCGCCGCACTCCGTGTTCCGGGCGGTGCCAGCCTGTCTCGCAAGGAAATCGACGCCTACACCAAGTTCGTCGGCATCTACGGTGCCAAGGGCCTGGCATGGATCAAGGTCAACGAACGTGCCAAGGGCATCGAGGGGCTGCAGTCGCCGATCGTCAAGTTCATGGAAGACGTCGTGGATGAAGTGCTGGACCGCTGTGGCGCCGTCGATGGCGACATCGTGTTCTTCGGCGCTGACAAGGCCAACATCGTGGCCGAGGCCATCGGTGCGCTGCGCGTCAAGCTGGGCGAAGACCTCAACCTCTACACTCGCGAGTGGGCACCGCTGTGGGTCGTCGACTTCCCGATGTTCGAAGCCGATGCCAATGGCCGCCTGAGCGCGCTTCACCACCCGTTCACCGCACCGTCCTGCACGCCGGAAGAGCTCAAGGCCAACCCGGAAGCGGCACTGTCTCGCGCCTACGACATGGTCATCAACGGCACCGAGCTGGGTGGCGGCTCCATCCGTATTCACGATCAGGCCATGCAGCGTACCGTGTTCGAAGTGCTGGGCATCGGTGAAGAAGAAGCGGAAGAGAAGTTCGGCTTCCTGCTCGACGCCCTGAAGTTCGGCGCGCCGCCCCATGGTGGTCTGGCCTTCGGTCTCGACCGTCTGGTGATGCTGATGACCGGCGCCAAGACCATTCGTGAAGTGATTGCCTTCCCGAAAACCCAGAGCGCCGGCTGCATGATGACCGACGCCCCGGGCGTGGTCAGCGGTGAGCAGCTCAAGGAGCTGAACATCCGTCTGCGTCAGAAGGTCAAGGTCGAGGACGAAAGCGGTCAGGCCTGA